The genomic interval CGGCTCTGTCTCCCGCTCAGTTGCTGGTGATGAATCAGGGACAGGGAGTGGAGAAAGATACGAGGTCTTGAATCGGCGGAAATCACCGCGCAGAACGGAACTTGTATGGTAGACAAAAAACCACATCGGGGCACTATTTAGCACAGCGAGCAGATACTCTCGGTGTCGCTCTTCATTTCGCTCAGGCACGATACCGTAAGCTGTGTCGGGAAGGAAGGTGGTCCCGCTATGGTCTACGGTAAATTCACATCTTTGACAAACGTCTGGAGTGATAACTTTGGGTGCCTCAAACAACTGTTTCTCCCGCGACCGGTAGAGGGCATACCACTCCCGATAACGCATATCCCCAGTCCCCCGGTCAGCAAGTCGCTCTTTGAATTCGGTGAGATACTCGAATGTTAATGGATACTCGTTCTGGAGCTTGTTTTCCGGAATTGGGCGTGTTTCTCCCCGGTGTGTTTCGTGCGGATAGACGACCGCTTCTTGGGCCTGTGTGGAGCCAAACCGTTCAATAACGTCACCTCGAAGTAGGGGTCTGACAATCTCTGATTCCAATTCGTACTGAGCACCATCTAAGGCACACTCAATCTTCACCGTCTCCTTATTCCTCTCGATTATCTCTACAAACAAGACTTTGTTATCTCCAGAAACGATGCCCTCCGACAGGTACTGTGATTGTTCTTTTATTGGTGTGCCACCCTCCCGAAGTTTATCGAGCACGTTGCGTTCCCGTGGTCCTGTTAGTGCCCACTTTTCATCATCAAGGTCGTCCAATTTAATTTCAGCTCTTGGTGCCTGGTTGAGTCCGACTTCGCTTGCTTCGCTGGCCTCGGCGTATTCGAACGCCTGGCCTCTGCTCTGGAGAGATAGGATACAGGTGTAAGTCGTCACACCTTCAAACACCTGATGTCGACCGAAGTCAACGATTTCGCGGAGTAGCTGGTTCGAGACGAGATACTGTCGTAGCGGTTGCCCGGCACCAGATTCGAAGAACTTGTTGGGGAGGATATACGATAGTCGACCATCAGCCGTAAGTTCTGTCCCGACCTTGACAAACAGCGCATAGATGTCGAACCGACCCGTTGCGATATCGAACGTCTGTAGAGCGTAATCCGCGAACTGTGGTACTGAACGCCTGAGATTCTGAATCTTGACGTATGGCGGATTCCCAATTACCGCATCGAATCCGGCGTCTTCTCGCGTTGTCCCGCCCTCTCTGTAGAATACCTCTGGGAACGCCAGCTTCCAGTGGAAGAAATCTTGCTCACCGGCTGTCGCTTGGGCACTTCTGAACCAATCAGTATTTTTGACGGCCATCCACTCTTCGTCATCCTCCAGTGCCTTCGCCATGCGTTCGTAGACACCACTTGGTACATCGAGGCCAAACCGCTCGGCTGTATGGACGTTCGCCATCGCCACGAGTCGTCGACGGAGTTCGTCTTGCTCGATTTCGGCGTACTTACGTTTCATTTCGCGCACGTCCTCGACTGTCTCATTCTCTATGTCGAGGAACTCGCTATAGATGTCCATCAGGCGCTCGATAGTGCCTTCACGGGTCGCGCCGAACTCAGCCAATGACGCCTGCTCGCCGTCTCCATTGGCGTCGGATTCCAGTTCCTCGATGTCCTCAATGTCTGAACCGACCAGTGAGTTGCCCTGCTTGAAGTGGTGGTCGAGGAAGGCGAGCGGACGGTCGGCGGCCAGGGTCTCCAACCACATCGACAGCTTCGCCAGCTCGACGGCCATCCCGTTCAGGTCGACACCGTAGATACACTCCTTGGCGATTTCTCGCCGAATGTGCTGTTCGTCGAAGGCCACGCCGAACTCGGTCTCGGCCTCTCGGACCTCGGCCATCACCTGCTCGGACAGATAGCCTGTCGCTTTCGTCAGGAAGTGACCGCTACCCATTGCGGGGTCAAGAATCCGAAGGTCGGTCACACGACGGAAGAAAGGTCCGATGTACTCCTGTGTGCCCGGCTCGAAGCCCTGGTCGATGAGGTCTTCGCGTATCTCTTCGACCAGCGGGCCGACCGTCTCCTCGACGATGTACGTCACGACATAGTCGGGCGTGTAGTACGCACCGGTGGCTTTGCGCTCGCCTTCATCGTTGACGACGTATAGGCCGCCCTCGCGGACGGTCTCGACGGCGTCGGCTACGCTGACTTCGGTAGCAGGCTTCCAGACCTGGCCACCGTCCTCCGCGACCGCTGCATACTGCTCGGATGCAATACGGAACTGATGCTCAAGCAGGCCCTCGTAGACGCTCCCGAGGTGGCGTGTGTCGAGGTCGGCGTAGTCCGCTAGCACGTAGCGACCCTCATCGTTTTGCGTGGTTGATAGCCGGTAGATGACCTCTGCGAGGTACTGGTTGCTCACCTCATGCTCGGTAAGGAAATCGTGGGATTCATGATCGAACAAGCCACCGTTGTACGGCGGAATACCGAGGTCGTCCTCGCCTTCGTCAATAAGCCGAAACAGGTCTTCGAGTCGGCCCCACATTCCCGTCGAGTAGTCACTGAACTCTTCGGCGAACCCCTCGTCGACTTCCCCGATTTTATCGTGGATTTCGAGCCGGAGAGCATCAAGGCTGAAGTTCTCCTCGTAGTCGTCCTGCGCTCGCTGGTCCTCGGGATGGATGAGCCCACGCGCCTCTGCGTAGAGTACAAACATCAGCCGGTAGAGGAACACGAGCGACTGCTCTTTCAGTTCGTCCAGAGATTCTTCATCGTCGGGGTCAATGTCAAGGTCGTCGTTGGTCTCGACGAATCCTCGTCCGAGTACCCGCAGGGCGGTGAAGACGTTGTCCTGTAGATTCTCTCCGAGTTCCTGTGACGCCGTCTCGCTTTCGGACCACACCTCGTCCAGAAACGTCGTCCCACCGGACTCGTGAAACGTGGCGGGCCGGAAGAACAAGTAGAAGTATTTGAACGCCTCCATGTCGCCGCGTTCAAGCAGCTCGGGGAGGTCTACTTCGTAGTAGGTCTGGGTCTCGTAATCGTTGGTACCGTAGAGTCGCCACTTGCGACCGTTGGTGAGTACGCCCCACTGAATGTGCGACGGTGTATTTTCGAGATAATGCTTGGTCTGATGAGAGGCGTTCCGGTATGGGCGCTGTTCGCTAAACTGCACGTTGAAATCGGCGTCCCACTGTTTGGCTTCGACAATGCCCACACCACGTTCAAACAGGTCAGTTGTATCCTGGGTATCTAAGTAGACCTTCGCGGCCTCACGGCGAGCTGTAGGCGTCTCAAACAGGAGCTCGTCAACGAATCCACCCCCATTGGGGAGTGTAACTTCGTCCTGCGTCCCAAACCCGAGCACATCGAGAACTTCATCTATCCAGTTATCGATGAGCGCGTCCTCGCCATACCCTTCGACCAGTGGGCCTTCTAACTCGTATAACGACTGGAGCTCTTCCATCGCTTGACGAGCTGCTTCATCGCAGTCCCACTCGTCTCGCTCCTGCACCCGACCATCCAGATAGTGGCTGGAGAACAGATTCGAGTTTACATATGGTCGTTCAGAGAGAGTGGCTTGGCTCATTCGAGATATACCAGATTGCTTCCGCCAACTCACAAATAGATGACGCAAGAGGTGGTGATTTCGAACCGTCTCCTATTCTCTGTGTGATTTCCTGCACTGTCACTTGTTCTCTCAGTAGTTTCAAGTACTCTGACCTGTTTATTAATGGTACAAGATAGGCTATATTGTGCGGGCCACCTGAAATTGGCCCCTCAGCAGGGTGCTGTATAACGGCACAGTCGCGGCTTCGGCTGTGTCGTTAACCCACCCATGGCCTACGACATTTCCTTCCGAAGCGGTTCCGAGACGGCGTTTGAGACGCTGAACAGCGAGGCCGTTTCCCAGATTCAGAAGAAACTCGACCGTGTCGCTACTGCGGAGTTCCGGTCGCCTACGGATTGGGACTACTCACCGTGGAGCGGCCAGTCCAACGGCAAATATAACTGGGGCTCCTACCGTGTCTTTGTCGACATCGTTGAGGAGGAGAACGAGATTGTCGTCCACGAAGCTCGCCATCGCGAGAATCTCTATCGGTAGACGCGTATTGTAAAGCAGGCATACCCGATTTCCCTATGACGGTCAGGTAGCGCGGGTTGCCTCCTTTGACAACTGCTCAGCACCGTCGCAAAGACAATATGCAGCGTCTGTGTGGAGGAAGTATGCCTATCGAATTTGGACTCTGGAGAATTGACGACAATGACTTTCAGCGCCTCTCGTCTGGGAAACTTAACGACGAATCTCGCCTCGAAAAACTACTCATCGAAGATCCGAATATGCTGGGTCGCGATCTCCTCATAGTTGGTCAACAAATCAGAACGGCAAGCGGAAATAGACTTGATTTGCTCGGCATCGACGCAGATGGCGATCTACACATTATCGAATTGAAACGAGATCGAACGCCCCGAGATGTCGTCGCTCAGGCGCTTGATTACGCCTCGTGGGTCCGTCAGTTGACATACGATGATATCACGGACATACACGATGATTTCGATGACACCCGGGAGTTTGAGGAAGCCTTTGGTGAGAAGTTCAGTTCTGCGAGACCAGAGGGTGCCTCTGGTGTTCCAGAAGATATCAATCAAACCCATAGTCTCACTATCGTCGCTTCAGAACTGGATGCTGCTACAGAACGTATCGTAGAGTATCTTGCGG from Haloarcula pelagica carries:
- a CDS encoding Eco57I restriction-modification methylase domain-containing protein, whose protein sequence is MSQATLSERPYVNSNLFSSHYLDGRVQERDEWDCDEAARQAMEELQSLYELEGPLVEGYGEDALIDNWIDEVLDVLGFGTQDEVTLPNGGGFVDELLFETPTARREAAKVYLDTQDTTDLFERGVGIVEAKQWDADFNVQFSEQRPYRNASHQTKHYLENTPSHIQWGVLTNGRKWRLYGTNDYETQTYYEVDLPELLERGDMEAFKYFYLFFRPATFHESGGTTFLDEVWSESETASQELGENLQDNVFTALRVLGRGFVETNDDLDIDPDDEESLDELKEQSLVFLYRLMFVLYAEARGLIHPEDQRAQDDYEENFSLDALRLEIHDKIGEVDEGFAEEFSDYSTGMWGRLEDLFRLIDEGEDDLGIPPYNGGLFDHESHDFLTEHEVSNQYLAEVIYRLSTTQNDEGRYVLADYADLDTRHLGSVYEGLLEHQFRIASEQYAAVAEDGGQVWKPATEVSVADAVETVREGGLYVVNDEGERKATGAYYTPDYVVTYIVEETVGPLVEEIREDLIDQGFEPGTQEYIGPFFRRVTDLRILDPAMGSGHFLTKATGYLSEQVMAEVREAETEFGVAFDEQHIRREIAKECIYGVDLNGMAVELAKLSMWLETLAADRPLAFLDHHFKQGNSLVGSDIEDIEELESDANGDGEQASLAEFGATREGTIERLMDIYSEFLDIENETVEDVREMKRKYAEIEQDELRRRLVAMANVHTAERFGLDVPSGVYERMAKALEDDEEWMAVKNTDWFRSAQATAGEQDFFHWKLAFPEVFYREGGTTREDAGFDAVIGNPPYVKIQNLRRSVPQFADYALQTFDIATGRFDIYALFVKVGTELTADGRLSYILPNKFFESGAGQPLRQYLVSNQLLREIVDFGRHQVFEGVTTYTCILSLQSRGQAFEYAEASEASEVGLNQAPRAEIKLDDLDDEKWALTGPRERNVLDKLREGGTPIKEQSQYLSEGIVSGDNKVLFVEIIERNKETVKIECALDGAQYELESEIVRPLLRGDVIERFGSTQAQEAVVYPHETHRGETRPIPENKLQNEYPLTFEYLTEFKERLADRGTGDMRYREWYALYRSREKQLFEAPKVITPDVCQRCEFTVDHSGTTFLPDTAYGIVPERNEERHREYLLAVLNSAPMWFFVYHTSSVLRGDFRRFKTSYLSPLPVPDSSPATERETEPTFENVIKDKEMSPGERLSDLACVALNLSERRDDLNLALLDYIQPYSEGPSLTDIGIYQPPEGVGDTKLAATKEEYGNIRIGTVTCEREDQSTVIIHATARYKPDDEDAYETDQWGYTETEPMPAMRLTDLSEIKADLVEAFVPVAVKEAGGFAGFRETTTKTNSLVDRLEAITLPDPDDVADDLKRYREAIERAEELDGKIQRTDDLINQIVYDLYGLTDEEIEIVEEAVVNE
- a CDS encoding type II toxin-antitoxin system RelE family toxin, which produces MAYDISFRSGSETAFETLNSEAVSQIQKKLDRVATAEFRSPTDWDYSPWSGQSNGKYNWGSYRVFVDIVEEENEIVVHEARHRENLYR